A genome region from Ottowia testudinis includes the following:
- a CDS encoding GH3 family domain-containing protein, translating into MTTPPLPGWTALARHIAGARARLAAQAADPRATQQALLAQILSRHAGSAFGQRHGFARLRTLGDYQQAVPRATYDDFAPEIEAMARGEPARLVSEPVLAFERTGGSTGGPKLIPLTASGLAAQREGLFAWLDDLLQRHPRLMHGHSYWSISPATRAPEATAGGMRIGLSSDAEYLGDAAPHLAAVLSVPPEVGGIGDVESWRRATLAHLLADERLALVSVWSPTFWQELCRHAMLLKDELLALDGHTAEANFFQSLSPARRARLHAALSQTPPDWRAVWPQLALISCWTHASSAPWAAQLAAEFPHATLQGKGLLATEGLVSVPIDDDGDPVAAIGSTVLEFEDDAGLVFACDEVAEGAEYQVLLTTHAGLYRYRLGDRVRVTGFWHRAPRLHLLGRGHAASDLCGEKLTEAFVLQALTSAGLLTNGQTLHLVPRTQPAPHYALLIGGPCSADQAARIAARADTALRANPQYAYARDLGQLGQIVALRTPDLREQLQNLSLAEGQRLGDAKPGVLGRTDEMTAPRRLG; encoded by the coding sequence ATGACCACCCCACCGCTGCCCGGCTGGACCGCTCTGGCGCGCCATATCGCCGGCGCCCGCGCTCGCCTGGCCGCGCAGGCCGCCGACCCGCGCGCCACGCAGCAGGCGCTGCTGGCGCAGATCCTGTCGCGGCACGCCGGCAGCGCCTTCGGCCAGCGCCACGGCTTTGCCCGCCTGCGCACCCTTGGCGACTACCAGCAAGCCGTGCCACGCGCCACATATGACGACTTCGCTCCCGAAATCGAAGCCATGGCGCGCGGCGAACCGGCCCGCCTGGTGAGTGAGCCCGTGCTCGCCTTCGAGCGCACCGGCGGCTCCACCGGCGGCCCCAAGCTCATTCCGCTCACCGCCAGCGGCCTGGCCGCGCAGCGCGAAGGGCTCTTCGCTTGGCTCGACGACCTGCTGCAACGTCACCCGCGCCTGATGCACGGCCACAGCTACTGGTCGATCAGCCCCGCCACGCGCGCGCCCGAGGCCACGGCCGGCGGCATGCGCATCGGCCTGTCATCCGACGCCGAATACCTGGGCGATGCCGCCCCGCACCTGGCCGCCGTGCTCAGCGTGCCGCCCGAGGTGGGGGGCATCGGCGATGTGGAGAGCTGGCGCCGCGCCACGCTGGCACACCTGCTCGCTGACGAGCGGCTGGCGCTGGTGTCGGTGTGGAGCCCCACGTTCTGGCAAGAGCTGTGCCGGCATGCAATGCTATTGAAAGATGAGCTGCTCGCGCTTGATGGACATACGGCGGAGGCCAATTTCTTTCAAAGTCTGAGCCCTGCCCGCCGCGCCCGCCTGCATGCCGCGCTGTCGCAAACCCCGCCCGACTGGCGCGCCGTGTGGCCGCAGCTCGCCCTCATCTCCTGCTGGACGCACGCCAGCAGCGCGCCCTGGGCCGCGCAACTGGCCGCCGAGTTCCCGCACGCCACGCTGCAAGGCAAGGGCCTGCTCGCCACCGAAGGGCTGGTCAGCGTGCCGATTGACGACGACGGCGACCCCGTGGCCGCCATCGGCAGCACCGTGCTGGAGTTCGAAGACGACGCCGGCCTCGTCTTCGCCTGCGACGAAGTGGCCGAGGGCGCCGAATACCAGGTGCTGCTGACCACCCACGCCGGCCTGTACCGCTATCGCCTGGGAGACCGCGTGCGCGTCACCGGCTTCTGGCACCGCGCGCCGCGCCTGCACCTGCTTGGGCGCGGCCACGCCGCCAGCGATCTGTGCGGCGAAAAGCTCACCGAGGCGTTTGTCTTGCAAGCCCTGACATCGGCGGGGCTGCTGACGAACGGCCAGACCCTGCACCTGGTGCCGCGCACCCAGCCCGCGCCGCATTACGCCCTGCTGATCGGCGGGCCGTGCAGCGCTGACCAGGCTGCGCGCATCGCCGCCCGCGCCGACACCGCCCTGCGCGCCAACCCGCAGTACGCGTATGCACGCGACCTGGGGCAATTGGGTCAAATCGTGGCTTTGCGCACGCCAGACTTGCGCGAGCAGCTACAAAATTTGAGTCTGGCAGAGGGGCAGCGGCTGGGCGATGCGAAGCCGGGGGTGTTGGGGCGGACAGACGAGATGACCGCCCCCCGCAGGTTGGGGTGA
- a CDS encoding aromatic ring-hydroxylating oxygenase subunit alpha, translated as MAHWYAACRGSDLRAGRPHAFTLLGRPLVAFRGADGQPAVLEDRCAHRHAPLSSGRVCAGELQCPYHGWRYGTHGQVTHVPALGAAPPGVAGVTALQVCEQDGLVWCWPGADAPIGTPRRIATHDQPGFTRFIMKTRFRGSVEACLENFLDCPHATFVHKGWFRSPTAQPVRAVVTTLADGAVAEYFDEPRKRSVIWALFAPRGGAMRHTDRFIAPHTSCVDYEFPSGLAYNITSTCSPVEGDAVEVFTVMSFKFGWLGPLVRLAFEPLSRWIIWQDVGMLDRVAANRARHAALGALPRVQSTAADLLGPHIAAWRAALTRGDAPPAAGQITEATLTL; from the coding sequence ATGGCGCACTGGTACGCCGCCTGCCGCGGCAGCGATTTGCGCGCCGGCCGGCCGCACGCCTTCACGCTGCTCGGCCGCCCGCTGGTCGCGTTTCGGGGCGCCGACGGCCAGCCCGCCGTGCTGGAAGACCGCTGCGCGCACCGCCACGCCCCGCTCTCAAGCGGTCGCGTGTGCGCGGGCGAGCTGCAATGCCCCTACCACGGCTGGCGCTACGGCACGCATGGCCAGGTGACGCACGTGCCCGCGCTGGGCGCCGCGCCGCCAGGTGTGGCCGGTGTCACCGCGCTCCAGGTTTGTGAGCAGGATGGCTTGGTGTGGTGCTGGCCCGGCGCCGATGCCCCCATCGGCACACCGCGCCGCATCGCCACGCACGACCAACCCGGCTTTACCCGCTTCATCATGAAAACGCGCTTTCGCGGCAGCGTCGAGGCATGCCTGGAGAACTTTCTCGACTGCCCGCACGCCACCTTCGTGCACAAGGGTTGGTTCCGCTCCCCCACGGCGCAGCCGGTGCGCGCCGTGGTCACCACGCTGGCCGATGGCGCGGTGGCCGAATACTTCGACGAACCGCGCAAGCGCAGCGTGATCTGGGCGCTGTTCGCCCCGCGCGGCGGCGCCATGCGGCACACCGACCGCTTCATCGCCCCGCACACCAGCTGCGTGGACTATGAATTCCCCAGCGGCCTGGCCTACAACATCACGTCGACCTGCTCGCCGGTGGAAGGCGACGCGGTGGAGGTGTTCACCGTCATGTCGTTCAAGTTCGGCTGGCTGGGCCCGCTGGTGCGCCTGGCGTTCGAGCCGCTGTCGCGCTGGATCATCTGGCAAGACGTGGGGATGCTGGACCGGGTCGCCGCCAACCGCGCCCGCCACGCCGCGCTGGGGGCCCTGCCGCGCGTGCAGAGCACAGCCGCCGATCTGCTGGGGCCGCACATCGCCGCCTGGCGCGCGGCGCTGACGCGCGGCGATGCGCCGCCCGCCGCCGGCCAAATCACCGAAGCCACCCTGACGCTATGA
- the alr gene encoding alanine racemase, translating into MPRPIQATIHTAALRHNLASLRTAAPGARLWAIVKANAYGHGIERAYEGLRGADGFALLDLAEAERVRALGWRGPILLLEGVFEPRDLETCSRLGLWHAVHGDAQIDWLATHKTHAPHRVFLKLNSGMNRLGFSPDRFRAAYARLAALPQVDEISLMTHFSDADGDKGIAAQWAVFQHATDGLPGERSVCNSAATLRHGQDAAVRGDWVRPGIAAYGSSPDFPRHGAAHWGLRPAMTLESKLIAASAVQAGESIGYGSIFTADAPLRVGVVACGYADGYPRHAPTGTPVLVDGVRTRTLGRVSMDMITVDLTPVPAAQAGSVVTLWGEGPHGTRLPIDEVAQPCGTVGYELMCALAQRVPVVVAGE; encoded by the coding sequence ATGCCCCGTCCCATCCAAGCCACCATCCACACCGCCGCGCTGCGCCACAACCTGGCCAGCCTGCGCACCGCCGCGCCGGGCGCGCGCCTGTGGGCCATTGTCAAGGCCAACGCCTACGGCCACGGCATCGAGCGTGCTTACGAAGGCCTGCGCGGCGCCGACGGCTTTGCCCTGCTCGACCTGGCCGAGGCCGAGCGCGTGCGCGCCCTGGGTTGGCGCGGCCCGATCCTGCTGCTGGAGGGCGTGTTCGAGCCGCGCGATCTCGAAACCTGCTCGCGCCTGGGTCTGTGGCACGCCGTGCACGGCGACGCGCAGATCGACTGGCTGGCCACGCACAAGACGCATGCGCCGCACCGCGTGTTCCTCAAGCTCAACTCGGGCATGAACCGCCTTGGCTTTTCGCCCGATCGCTTTCGCGCCGCCTACGCGCGCCTGGCCGCGCTGCCGCAGGTGGATGAGATTTCGCTCATGACCCACTTCAGCGACGCCGATGGCGACAAGGGCATTGCCGCGCAATGGGCCGTGTTTCAGCACGCCACCGACGGCTTGCCGGGCGAGCGCAGCGTGTGCAACAGCGCCGCCACGCTGCGCCACGGGCAGGACGCCGCGGTGCGCGGCGACTGGGTGCGCCCGGGCATCGCGGCGTATGGCTCGTCGCCCGACTTTCCGCGGCACGGCGCGGCGCACTGGGGCTTGCGCCCAGCCATGACGCTCGAATCAAAATTGATAGCTGCCAGCGCTGTCCAGGCGGGCGAAAGCATCGGATATGGCTCCATCTTCACCGCCGACGCCCCGCTGCGCGTGGGCGTGGTGGCCTGCGGTTATGCCGACGGCTACCCGCGCCATGCGCCCACCGGCACGCCGGTGCTGGTGGACGGCGTGCGCACCCGCACGCTGGGGCGCGTGAGCATGGACATGATCACCGTCGACCTCACCCCGGTGCCCGCCGCGCAAGCCGGCAGTGTGGTCACGCTGTGGGGCGAAGGCCCGCACGGCACGCGCTTGCCCATCGACGAGGTGGCGCAGCCGTGCGGCACCGTCGGCTATGAGCTGATGTGCGCGCTGGCGCAGCGCGTGCCGGTGGTGGTGGCCGGCGAATGA
- a CDS encoding fatty acid desaturase family protein → MPAPAAPPLRHGRQNLAILLAQTAACLGLIQALHLPMAWPWKALVLMVFCIVMQGTFSMMHEACHGNGHPHRRLNALVGVWAATLFGSAYTLIRVNHEGHHVRNRTPAELAEYILPGESRLTKTALYYFAVLGGIWLGSFAATLLLPFVPFRFAKALAVRWQSMDGYNRSFAEFSARDWWALRLESILFVAFWIGVVWLFDWRWPVLALAYAAFAFSYSSLQWIYHLRTPLDRVEGAYDLRAPWFIRWPFLNFNYNLSHHRYPRAPWQELHARAIAHETQPLWRRWIGVLRPPEPFPARPDLLTKVYF, encoded by the coding sequence ATGCCCGCACCCGCCGCACCGCCCCTTCGCCACGGCCGCCAGAACCTGGCCATCCTGCTGGCGCAAACCGCAGCCTGCCTGGGGCTGATCCAGGCCCTGCACCTGCCAATGGCCTGGCCGTGGAAAGCGCTGGTGCTCATGGTGTTTTGCATCGTCATGCAAGGCACATTTTCGATGATGCACGAGGCCTGCCACGGCAACGGCCACCCCCACCGGCGCCTGAACGCACTGGTGGGCGTGTGGGCCGCCACACTGTTTGGCAGCGCCTACACGCTGATCCGCGTCAACCACGAAGGCCACCACGTGCGCAACCGCACGCCGGCCGAACTGGCCGAATACATCCTGCCGGGCGAAAGCCGCCTGACCAAGACGGCCTTGTATTACTTTGCCGTGCTGGGCGGCATCTGGCTGGGCAGCTTTGCCGCCACGCTGCTGCTGCCGTTCGTGCCCTTCCGCTTTGCCAAGGCGCTGGCGGTGCGCTGGCAAAGCATGGACGGCTACAACCGCTCGTTTGCCGAGTTCAGCGCGCGCGACTGGTGGGCGCTGCGGCTCGAATCCATCCTCTTCGTCGCCTTCTGGATCGGCGTGGTCTGGCTGTTTGACTGGCGCTGGCCAGTGTTGGCGCTGGCCTACGCCGCGTTCGCGTTCAGCTACTCGTCGCTGCAATGGATCTACCACCTGCGCACGCCGCTCGACCGCGTCGAGGGCGCTTACGACCTGCGCGCGCCCTGGTTCATCCGCTGGCCGTTCCTCAACTTCAACTACAACCTGAGCCACCACCGCTACCCGCGCGCGCCCTGGCAAGAGCTGCACGCCCGCGCCATCGCGCACGAAACCCAGCCGCTGTGGCGCCGCTGGATCGGCGTGTTGCGTCCGCCCGAGCCGTTTCCCGCCCGGCCCGATTTGCTGACCAAGGTGTACTTCTGA
- the lplT gene encoding lysophospholipid transporter LplT — MKRGFYTIMAAQFFSSLADNALFVAAVELLRAGGGPEWQRAALVPMFALFYVVLAPWVGAFADSRPKGWVMFVSNAIKMAGCLAMLFGGHPLLAYAIVGLGAAAYSPAKYGILTELLPPSQLVKANGWIEGLTIASIILGVLLGGQLVGPHLSQYLLTIDLPGFDTGVDTPPEAAIAAMIAVYGIAAAINLRIPRTGVEMRPLPANLLALLPDFWRCNGRLWRDRLGQISLATTTLFWGVSGNMRYIVLAWAAAALHYSTTQAASLVGVVAVGTALGAVLASMRVRLDRATRVMPLGILMGGLLTLMVFVDRLWLAVPFLIVMGALGGYIVVPMNALLQHRGHNLMGAGRSIAVQNFNEQACILALGALYSASTAGGLSAFGAIALLGSVVMAFMLIIQLWHRYNLRHHTAQVEHLLEVARKDH; from the coding sequence ATGAAACGCGGCTTCTACACCATCATGGCCGCGCAGTTCTTCAGCTCGCTGGCCGACAACGCACTGTTCGTGGCGGCGGTGGAGCTGCTGCGCGCGGGCGGCGGCCCCGAATGGCAGCGCGCGGCGCTGGTGCCCATGTTCGCGCTGTTCTACGTCGTGCTGGCGCCGTGGGTCGGCGCCTTCGCCGATTCGCGGCCCAAGGGCTGGGTCATGTTCGTCAGCAACGCGATCAAGATGGCCGGCTGCCTGGCCATGCTGTTCGGCGGCCATCCGCTGCTGGCGTATGCCATCGTGGGACTGGGCGCGGCGGCGTACTCGCCGGCCAAGTACGGCATCTTGACCGAGCTGCTGCCGCCGTCACAACTGGTCAAGGCCAACGGCTGGATCGAGGGGCTGACCATTGCCTCGATCATCCTGGGCGTGCTGCTGGGCGGCCAGCTGGTCGGCCCACACCTGTCGCAATACCTGCTGACCATCGACCTGCCGGGGTTTGACACCGGGGTCGACACGCCGCCCGAAGCCGCCATTGCCGCCATGATCGCGGTGTATGGCATCGCCGCGGCGATCAATCTGCGCATTCCGCGCACCGGCGTCGAGATGCGCCCACTGCCTGCCAATCTGCTGGCGCTGCTGCCTGACTTCTGGCGTTGCAACGGCCGGCTGTGGCGCGACCGGCTGGGTCAGATCTCGCTGGCCACCACCACGCTGTTCTGGGGCGTGTCGGGCAACATGCGCTACATCGTGCTGGCTTGGGCGGCGGCGGCGCTGCACTACAGCACCACGCAGGCGGCCAGCCTGGTGGGCGTGGTGGCCGTGGGCACGGCGCTGGGCGCGGTGCTGGCCTCCATGCGCGTGCGGCTCGACCGCGCGACGCGGGTGATGCCGCTGGGCATCCTGATGGGCGGGCTGCTGACGCTCATGGTGTTTGTCGACAGGCTGTGGCTGGCGGTGCCGTTCTTGATCGTCATGGGCGCTTTAGGCGGCTACATCGTGGTGCCGATGAACGCGCTGCTGCAGCACCGGGGCCACAACCTGATGGGCGCCGGGCGCTCGATCGCGGTGCAGAACTTCAACGAGCAGGCCTGCATCCTGGCGCTGGGTGCGCTGTACAGCGCGTCCACCGCGGGCGGCCTGTCAGCGTTCGGCGCCATCGCGCTGCTGGGCAGCGTGGTGATGGCCTTCATGCTGATCATCCAGCTGTGGCACCGTTACAACCTGCGCCACCACACGGCGCAGGTGGAGCATTTGCTGGAAGTCGCGCGAAAGGATCATTGA
- a CDS encoding fatty acid desaturase, whose amino-acid sequence MSALRITQRLQPPRELLAPPTLGGLLRMALADWAGIAACWALMAVTPPAVRWVAWPLPMLLIAGRLQALGVVLHDAVHMRRPPAPSWRLMFLQVLAAYPIVTTLRAMRYHHLRHHRHPCTALDPYFKPGASHRVHLAVLQRLRGLVVVPAWALRPVVGLLALRWPTLRNAYGRVLLGDKSGADLQGSAELLHCLRAEAGQAAFFIAVALLAWRWPLAVGVGYALPLLIAGVFNAHRVVAEHVHVPLADHRPASVAAGTRDHLCTGLFGVIQRALLYPRHIGYHTMHHLHPGAALGQLPALQAWYARELLKS is encoded by the coding sequence ATGAGCGCGCTGCGCATCACCCAGCGCCTGCAGCCGCCGCGCGAGCTGCTGGCGCCGCCCACGCTCGGCGGCTTGCTGCGCATGGCGCTGGCCGATTGGGCGGGCATCGCCGCGTGCTGGGCGCTGATGGCTGTCACGCCGCCGGCCGTGCGCTGGGTGGCTTGGCCGCTGCCCATGCTGCTGATCGCCGGGCGCCTGCAAGCGCTGGGTGTGGTGCTGCACGACGCGGTGCACATGCGCCGCCCGCCCGCGCCGTCGTGGCGGTTGATGTTCTTGCAGGTGCTGGCCGCCTACCCCATCGTCACCACGCTGCGCGCCATGCGCTACCACCACCTGCGGCACCACCGCCACCCGTGTACGGCGCTCGACCCGTACTTCAAACCCGGCGCCTCGCACCGCGTGCACCTGGCGGTGTTGCAACGGCTGCGCGGCCTGGTGGTGGTGCCGGCGTGGGCGCTGCGGCCGGTCGTCGGGCTGCTGGCGCTGCGCTGGCCCACGCTGCGCAACGCCTATGGCCGCGTGCTGCTGGGCGACAAAAGCGGCGCCGACCTGCAAGGCAGCGCCGAGCTGCTGCATTGCCTGCGCGCCGAAGCCGGCCAGGCCGCGTTCTTCATCGCCGTGGCGCTGCTGGCCTGGCGCTGGCCGCTGGCGGTGGGGGTGGGCTACGCGCTGCCGCTGCTCATCGCCGGGGTGTTCAACGCACACCGCGTGGTGGCCGAGCATGTGCATGTGCCGCTGGCCGACCACCGCCCGGCCAGCGTGGCCGCTGGCACGCGCGACCACCTGTGCACCGGCCTCTTCGGCGTGATCCAGCGCGCGCTGCTGTACCCGCGCCACATCGGCTACCACACCATGCACCACCTGCACCCGGGCGCGGCGCTGGGGCAGTTGCCCGCCTTGCAGGCGTGGTATGCGCGTGAACTTCTAAAATCATAG